DNA from Brassica napus cultivar Da-Ae chromosome C4, Da-Ae, whole genome shotgun sequence:
GGGTTTTCTTCTCTAGTGATTCTGAGAATGGATCAAGCTTCGTCTTCATCGAATGTTAAGGATGAGAAGAGATCGTCCACTGATTGGGTGGGAGGGACCCTACGGTATAGTTTCAGCTTTTGCAACGCACAAGTATGGCGCTTAAAACAGATTGGTGATTGACTCTGCTCGTGATGTTTCATGTGGTTTCTTGTTCATGAACCAGCATGTTGGTTACACACGACAGTAATCGTTTCTGGTTTTGTGGAATTACTTAGTGAACCGGTGTTTGAATTGAGAACCCAGTTTATTTTAAGTTAAGTGGAATTGAAGTACGAGTTATGACACCAATTCGAACCCAGTATACATGGTAGAGACTCGGCATGGAGAGAGAGTCCCACCAGGGTTCGAGCAAGAATATTGGTACAGACCCGAGAGAAGGAAAATAAGTTCCGCTTCTCCCTCTGGCGCGAGTGATTTCGCGGGAGGTGGTTACAGAGGGGAGTTCTGATCAAACTCTGCTGCCTCTGTCCCTGGATCTTCCCTgaagtgaagatctatggtcgGGAATCGCTATCCTAGACAATCATGCTGTCTGAGTTGGTAGCTGATATAAGGTAATCTAAAttacctttctttttttttccttttttattaattaacctAAATTTAATAGAAGTTAGGGGCTTTATAGCAGTTCTATTTAAATATGGTTTATTTCTCTTAATAAAATATAGGTTTCATTTAGCAGTGtctatgtaaaattatatatgtttcagttcgaaaatacagaaaatattttttgacaaTAGATTTCAAAGTTAAACGAAATTAAAACACAAATAATTCAATTCATTCATGTGCCTTGAAAGTTACCTTGTTAAATAAATTGAAGTTCCACAGAAGTACTCTGAAGTTGGCATGGGCATCCGatttttcgggtcgggttcggatcgggtctCGTCAGGTCCGGATCTTTTGGTACCTGGAAAATTAGACTCACATAAGTACTTATAATTTTTCGAGTCAGGTCCGGGTCGGTGGAATTTTATAACCTActcaatattcaatttttttctgttaCCCAGTTTATTATTCCACCTAATTATTTTGTCCATTCTAATGcatgaaattttaatttgtgtttaattaaaatttaacacaTATAATTTAATAGAGATAACTAGAGGGATTTGGGTACCCATTtaggttcggttcggtttagatctattagggtttgaattttttGGGATTAAAGATTTAAGCCtcattagtatttataaatttggTTTGGATTCCGTTCGAATCTTTGAgctttcggttcgggttcggatagctatttattttaaattatgtaaacaaatttaaaaaatcccAATATACCTTGACATCgttaaaattcaaataataataatatacaacatataaatttaaataatatatgctaaatatctaaacttaacataaatttgggtttggtttatattttagaaTGGAAAACTGTAGATATTTAATGTATTTCCGGTgttctgaatattttttttgttgatattttgGAATTAATTTTAGCTATTTAAAGTATTTGGATAATTCTAagtatttttaagtattttggatattaaatataaactaattaatatattagGTATAATTCCTAAAcattaattatttgataaatgaTTTGCCACATGGTTTCTTTACAATcactttcacaaaaaaaatgttacatgTCTACTAAACTTGATGACATACCTCATTGCTAAATATCATGTGgacaattacatttaatgttgatttatatttttgataaaatttttagaatatgataataactcatacattgatttatatatttggtaaagtttttagaatatggtaataattcctAAATCattattaacataaatatatattcaaatatgaaaaaaatattatttagttacatttttataattataaaattttatcactaaaattttcaatacaatttacaattttctaaaaaaattatatatttttattcgtaaaatcattagtttcttttataaatctacaaattttataaatattgtttagttttattttttgataattatatcatgtttatatcatttattaattttatacaagtttatttaatatatttaaccaaaataaatagataaaatatatttaagattaaaattttaaatatatacatatatattcttaagtataattttaaataaacaaaattatttttatcttaattttatatttaattaaattcatATCAAAATActtgtaagaaaataataaaatctacaaTATCAATAAACAAAACGTGATTATGTTAATTAAATGCAATTTTGTTAGTTTGATAGAAAACTATGGAAAATTGATCACAATATTAGTTCAGTGTAAGGTTGGGAATTATTATCCAAGATGGATCCGATTCAAGATCTACTTCGAGTCCGTTCTGAAAATAAGATACCCGTGATGCctggatccggattcggataGTAAAATCAGGATccagatttttaaaatatattaaatttttaattttattaataattatatttgatataataatatttatccaTACAATtaggtttaattttaatttttataatattatatacatgtatatattttcaaatattgtataaatatttaatttatgtattaatttttaaaaaagaattattattattttaattatttttttcagatcCAAATATCCGTGATTATTACaataaatagaatttaaataCCAAAATCACAGATCCAGATCTAAAAACCTTGAAATTtttggatatccggatccgtcaaaCCACTGGGATCAATGGAACGGTTGAGAAGTTAACAAGTAGTATATTGGATGTGGGTACTAATAATAGTATACGGGGTAGACTGGAAGTTACGTCAACCCTTGGCTGGTCTATCAACTACTCAATGCTGACTTCCCAACGGTGGCCGTCCACAGCTGTCTAGTCTATATCAGGAGTCACAAAGGTCAATACAATGAACAGCCTAGTTTTAAAGATTGGGTGGTTAAGCCGTTAAGGTAAGCTCAGAAACATGCCATGTTGGAAAACGTCCGGTTAATCGTGCAACGGTGACTGGCCGTGGACGGACGAATTAATCCCGAGTAGGCCGAGGAATCATAAAGCCCATTCATTAAGGCCTGTTAACTGTTTTAAGGTCCAAAAGGCCGAAATCTCAACGTTCTTTCATTAGTTTGGTGCATCAACACCTCCTTTAATGTTGACTTCCCAGCGGTGGACAATATACACGTGTCTAGTCTATATCAGGAGTCACAACAATCAACGGTCAGGATTAAAATAAAGTTAAGAGGATCGGGTGGAGTACAACAAACGCGAAACCTCTGcgtttcttcgtcttcttcgacTCGTGAGATTGTGATCACAGTGGGGCAAAAGAAAGACTTTAACTTTAAAGATTCTACGAGGTGTGGTTGATCGATTTAGTCATCTGGGTTTTCTTCTCTAGCGGTTCTGAGAATGGATCAAGCTTCGTCTTCATCAAATGTTAAGGATGAGAAGAGATCGTCCACTGATCCTGTGACAGTCGATGAAAACGAGGAGAGAGAAGCTATAGAGATTCCTCTCTTCCAAGTGCCTGAATGCTACGTTTATTTGGTAAAATTTCTAACCTTTATTAGATTATATTGAGATGGGTATTTGAAATTTCTAATCTTGATTAGGTTCTATTAGGATTATTGGTTAGATAATTTCTCGATGGGGTCTCTGCAACCATATTAGCGGTTAGAGATGCCTTGAAAGCTCACTGACATTGTAAAGTGCCGTTGTTTAGATGATCTtgaaaattcacaaaagataaatGTATAATAGACAACATTGCAGCTTGATGGACTCGTTTTATTCTACGGTTTATGTTTTCTACTTGTCAGCAAGTGAGCTCGTCTTCGTCTTGATTGTATGCAGATACCTCCAAGGAAAAGTGCAGCTTCCTACAGGTTCTTTCTTGCCTTCATGATCACACAATGTCTGATCTGTAGTTAGGAGATTCTTTAAGAACCCTTGTTTCTGCTGCTTAGCCACTGATCAATAACTCGGAACAAACTTATTGAACCAGTTCCTGAAGTTAGTAGGAGTGTCTGTTTAAACTTAATTTGTATCAATATAGTCACTTTTCTACTTACATTTGCTTTTAATCAGCTCAACTTGGCTTCTTAGGCCAAAGATGTGAGTAACCTGTCGGAAGATGGAGATAGACATGTGTTCATACCTTTTATATGAATGATCCTTACAGGGCAGATGAGTGGGACGTGAACAAATGGGCATGGGAAGGGGCATTGAAAGTGGTGAGCAAAGGAGAAGAGTGCATAATTAAACTTGTAGATAAAACCACAGGAGAACTTTACGCTCAGGCCTTTCTCCGAGATGGTGAACTTCATCCAGTAGAAGCCGTAATCGACAGTAGCaggtaacaaaagaaaatgaactTGGTCTTATCTTATCAATATGTGCAGCTATTCTAACATCAAAGCTCTGTTTTTGTCTTGTAGATACTTTGTTCTCCGTGTTGAAGAAAACATAGGTACTGACCATATAGATATATCGAGATGTAACGTTGTTTTCGATTATACTTATTTGAAGCCATTGCAGGTGGTCGTGCTCGTCATGCTTTTATTGGACTTGGATTCAGAGAGAGAACTGAAGCATATGACTTCCAAGCTGCACTACATGACCACATGAAGTAACATTCCACTTCTATTCAGACATTAGAACAACGACATTATctctgaatctctctctctttggtaAAGGTACCTGAACAAGAAGAAGACAGCAGAAGAGATGGAACAACACTTTCAGAACACATCATCTGTTGATTACAGCTTAAAGGAAGGAGAAACCATTGTTCTTCAACTAAAAAATGTAAGACTTACACTTATTAATCTGCAagcttcttgtttttttcttcacaTTGAGATGATTGAAACAGAGGAGCGAGAAAGACACAAAGACTAAACTGGTAGAGAAGAGTCTGAGCAATCTCTCGTTGGACGATAAGGGCAAGTCAATAGAAACCATTCCTCCAATCATCCCACCGCCTCCACCTCCTGGACCGCTTTCTCCTGCGGCAACCACACCGAAGTCCCCATCAAGCCTCAGCCTCCAAAGATCATCTGAACAACAAGATCTAGATACAAAGCGAGAAGAAgcagagaagaaagaagaccaAGAAGCTAAAGAAATAGGCGCTGAAGATGCACCAGATGATGACTTTGGAGATTTCCAAGCTGCAGGGTGATTTGAGTAAACCATTTAAGTATTTTACCATACAGAAAGCATCGTTTTATAAGTAATGTGACTGATCAAAGTTTGGATTGTTTGCTTttgagagagtgagagagagtcCACCTTCTGTACAATTGCACACAAAACTATTTCTCTGAACTTATGATTAGATAGATAAACTTTCAAGTCTTTTCATTTATTCACCATACataatgaaaaattgttaaCTAATCTTTTGTGGAGGATTTAGTGACttagatagaaaaaaaattgttaactaAGTTAGAATTATTTTGCAcatatattagatattttagtttttgggtttaaatataaaattagtttgatatattatcaaaattagatatataaaataaaaaaaaataaacaattttttttttaaaaaatacaatactaatattattgtttagtttaaCAAATTTACACTAATTTAGATCGTatcaattgaattttaaaaaaccatCTCGGTTAGGACGAGTTGCTGCCTACACCTATTCCGACCATCAAGAAAAGTACGGCAAACAGGAGCATCTGCAGGGAAAGGCATTCTAGAAATCAGCTGCTCAGCTTCCCTCACGTACCCGTTTCTAGCCAAAAGATCAACGGCGCAACAATAAAGATCCATATCTGGTTCAACTCCATAATCCCTCATCTTCCAAAACAACTCCATTCCTTCTTTTGCCATACCACTATGTCTGCAAGCAGATAGCATAGAGATGAAAGAGACACGGTCCGGCTTAAACCCCAGAGACACCATTTCCTTAAACTTTTCAAGTGCCTCATGTCCGTATCCATGAATGCCAAGAGACGAGATTAATGCCGTCCATGTAATGACGTTCTTCTCTCTTGTTTCTTCAAACACTCTGACTGCACACGTAACGCTTCCGCATTTCCCATACATATCAATCAATACGTTGCAGACGAATGTGTCGGCGCGGTTGAAATCTGTTTTTGTGATTAGGCCGTGGATAGAGCTTCCAAGCGCCAAGTCGCAGGACTTAGAGGAAATGCTTAAGATGCTAACGTATGTGAAGTTATCAGGGCGGATGTTTGCTTGGAGTATGTGTTTGAAAAGTTCAACAACCTCTCCGTGCCTATTATCAGAACGAGAGAAAGCCGCAATAGCAATGTTCCAAGATACAGTGTCGGGTTGCTCTAGCGTCGAGATCAGCTCTACGGATTCGTTGTACTGCCCTGTTCTGCTATATATTCCAGCGACAATGTTCAGTGGGACGACGGAAGAAGGCTCGCTAGACCAATCCAGCAGAAGAAGAGCATCGTTCATCAGCTGATTGTTAGCGTAGGATCTCATAAGAGAGCTTAACACATAGTCGTTGTCTTCATATCCCATTCTCACAATAACAGAGTGCAGCTGTTGTAACTCTATGACACAACAATGTTTGAGAGCTGTCGCGAGTGTATATTCAGTTGGTCTGAAACCCGTTTGAACCATTTGGAGAAACAATGAGAGAGTAACTGGATCGTCTTTATTGGCGTAACCCCAAAGCAGTGTATTCCAACAAACAATGTTCTTATGAGGTATAGAGTCGAAGCATAGGCGTGAATCTTCCAGACTACCACATTTACCATAAAAGTCTATCAATGCGTTCCCCAAGTACGTGTCAGTCTCGCAGCCATTCTTGATCAAGGTGCCATGAATCTGGTGTCCGAAACTCAACGTCTGCGTACGAGAAGCGGCGCTAAGAATACTGACGTAAGTACCTTGGTTCGGGGAAAACTCATGCTCTTGCATACTTACAAAGAGTCTGAGTGCTTTTAGAGGGCTCTCACCTTTGGCTGTTGCGCCAATTATAGCGTTCCATGACACTATatcccatgaaactgccttctcAAACACTCTCTCTACCATATTTGTGTTGCCACATCTTCCATATGCACTGATAAGAGAGTTAACGACGTGAGTATCACAATCTAACCCTCTTTTAATAGCTGAGCAATGCAATTGTTTGCTAGTTTCCAAGTCATTTTCACAAGATACACTTGACAACACACCCAAGAAAGAGCTTTCTGACAAACATTCCCCTGTCCCAACAAGCTCACGGAAGAGAAACATACATTCTTTCAAGAAACCACCACGCCCCAACAAAGACATCATATGGTTCCACGTCACCAAGCTCTTCAACGGCATATCTTCAAACACCCGTCCCGCCACTCCCAGTAACTCAAACCTCCCATACAAACACAACAGCTTAGTACCAACATATGCATCCGCCGTAAACAACCCATACTTCAAACTCAAACCGTGCAACTGAGTTCCAACACGAACATCCAACGATGGAGAAGACAATAAGCCACAAACTGTTAACTGACTCGGCGAAAACCCAAACTCCCTCATATCCGAAAACACACGCCAAGCTTTCTCAGCGTGCCCGGATTTGCTAAACCCGCTAATGACCGTGTTGAAGGAAGCTGTGTTTCTCTCAGGCATTCTATCGAACATCTTGGCTGCACGAGATATCTCACCGAGCTCCACGTAAAGGGAGATGACGTTGTTGCAGATATAAACGGGCTGATAAAGGGTGTACCATAACGTGATGGAAAGGGCGTGGAGAGCTTTGGTTCTCGTAAAGGAAGGAGCTTTACGGCAGGCGTTGCGTAAGCTAAGTAGACGGTTGTTGGGGTTGGCGAGATCTCCATGGGTGAGGCTCATCCAGGaggtgagtgtaaagagagaaCTTTTCAGGTGCGATGCGTATAAATACAATAGCTCAGTCGCGAAGAGTCGGATTTGAAGTTGCCACGATGAGTCACGATGACCGGAGACGACGAACCGTGAGCAAGAAGACTTGCcgcaatttgtttttttcaagtTAGACCTAGTCAACCCTCTGGTTCGATTAGAGAGTTTGatgtcaaaaagaaaataactaaaatagttTTCATGTAAAAACAAGCTGCACTTAATTAATAATACACTGACTgtttattttaaagtattattattttaaatttatatactaaTTCTTAAATTCTTGACCATAAATCATAATACTCAAATTCTAAATTTTCACTTCCAAAAAATTAGACTCTAATTCTTAACCAATCAACCGATTCAACCGTAAaggtatatatgttttaaagtAATTTCAACctaatgaatgttttttttttttgagaaagggcttaACCTAATGAATATTACTGACTCATTTTTTCCTTATGTACTATAttatggtataaatttttttcgttatcctaaaatatttctctaaaagCATTATATGATATGAGATTGTGTGTTAGGTTAAATAATATGGACATATTCATTTTAAGTTAGTTGTAAATTTTAATCTATTAATATTATGGAAAAAGTAAAAATTGAAGAGGAgaaaatttatatgatattttattatcaaatgataaatattatatgaaaaacaagaaagtgagaCATACCTAGATTCTCATCTCAATGCTACTCATAAATATTTCAGCAAAAGCGCAATTTGCCAAATACTCAGTGGAATCATAATAAGTTTTATGTCACATTATATGTTTATGTATGA
Protein-coding regions in this window:
- the LOC125585148 gene encoding uncharacterized protein At1g03900-like isoform X1 — encoded protein: MDQASSSSNVKDEKRSSTDPVTVDENEEREAIEIPLFQVPECYVYLIPPRKSAASYRADEWDVNKWAWEGALKVVSKGEECIIKLVDKTTGELYAQAFLRDGELHPVEAVIDSSRYFVLRVEENIGGRARHAFIGLGFRERTEAYDFQAALHDHMKYLNKKKTAEEMEQHFQNTSSVDYSLKEGETIVLQLKNRSEKDTKTKLVEKSLSNLSLDDKGKSIETIPPIIPPPPPPGPLSPAATTPKSPSSLSLQRSSEQQDLDTKREEAEKKEDQEAKEIGAEDAPDDDFGDFQAAG
- the LOC125585148 gene encoding uncharacterized protein At1g03900-like isoform X2; the protein is MQIPPRKSAASYRADEWDVNKWAWEGALKVVSKGEECIIKLVDKTTGELYAQAFLRDGELHPVEAVIDSSRYFVLRVEENIGGRARHAFIGLGFRERTEAYDFQAALHDHMKYLNKKKTAEEMEQHFQNTSSVDYSLKEGETIVLQLKNRSEKDTKTKLVEKSLSNLSLDDKGKSIETIPPIIPPPPPPGPLSPAATTPKSPSSLSLQRSSEQQDLDTKREEAEKKEDQEAKEIGAEDAPDDDFGDFQAAG
- the LOC106432584 gene encoding pentatricopeptide repeat-containing protein At3g58590-like, whose protein sequence is MSLTHGDLANPNNRLLSLRNACRKAPSFTRTKALHALSITLWYTLYQPVYICNNVISLYVELGEISRAAKMFDRMPERNTASFNTVISGFSKSGHAEKAWRVFSDMREFGFSPSQLTVCGLLSSPSLDVRVGTQLHGLSLKYGLFTADAYVGTKLLCLYGRFELLGVAGRVFEDMPLKSLVTWNHMMSLLGRGGFLKECMFLFRELVGTGECLSESSFLGVLSSVSCENDLETSKQLHCSAIKRGLDCDTHVVNSLISAYGRCGNTNMVERVFEKAVSWDIVSWNAIIGATAKGESPLKALRLFVSMQEHEFSPNQGTYVSILSAASRTQTLSFGHQIHGTLIKNGCETDTYLGNALIDFYGKCGSLEDSRLCFDSIPHKNIVCWNTLLWGYANKDDPVTLSLFLQMVQTGFRPTEYTLATALKHCCVIELQQLHSVIVRMGYEDNDYVLSSLMRSYANNQLMNDALLLLDWSSEPSSVVPLNIVAGIYSRTGQYNESVELISTLEQPDTVSWNIAIAAFSRSDNRHGEVVELFKHILQANIRPDNFTYVSILSISSKSCDLALGSSIHGLITKTDFNRADTFVCNVLIDMYGKCGSVTCAVRVFEETREKNVITWTALISSLGIHGYGHEALEKFKEMVSLGFKPDRVSFISMLSACRHSGMAKEGMELFWKMRDYGVEPDMDLYCCAVDLLARNGYVREAEQLISRMPFPADAPVCRTFLDGRNRCRQQLVLTEMVF